The Theileria annulata chromosome 3, complete sequence, *** SEQUENCING IN PROGRESS *** genome has a segment encoding these proteins:
- a CDS encoding uncharacterized protein (note;~Tap-140g05.q1c.C.cand.15 - score = 19.25;~SMART pfam:NUDIX (PF00293) at aa 104-231, E()=9.70e-14): MDLRSTLSEEVNELLDSALLDCYGRFITLLPEEVLTDHIHLPFHLQETYWWYCDKWRDRNPSLPSFNFSQFIQFVCVDCPILQRFVNQNDLKTMITNWRAYKKKIPIRGGIIFNVLCDKVLLVQSYSSKNWSFPRGKIDEAENDRSCAAREIYEETGLDLITHINDDVYLELIEDDLNLKLFLIPGIDETQALKQSSNYEISEFKWFPLKQLENKRYLKFGTFHVKPFVKKILEFSREFQNGKFATHFPAQFDLYQEALNNKLRMTRIANSETFGSASRWSPEEMFRVNSEKFGIISTYKEDETDNFNPFSNWNPVEISSNDKRNKYKDRQLVPFDPNSFF, encoded by the coding sequence ATGGATTTAAGGTCTACTTTAAGTGAAGAAGTCAATGAACTCTTGGATTCTGCTCTTTTAGACTGCTATGGCCGTTTTATAACTTTGTTGCCTGAGGAGGTCCTTACTGACCATATCCACCTTCCGTTCCACCTTCAGGAAACTTACTGGTGGTACTGCGATAAGTGGCGGGATCGGAACCCTTCTCTACcttcttttaatttttcccAGTTCATTCAGTTTGTCTGTGTAGATTGTCCAATTCTGCAAAGATTCGTTAATCAGAATGACCTAAAGACTATGATAACAAATTGGCGTGCCTACAAGAAGAAAATCCCAATAAGGGGCGGAATCATTTTCAACGTGTTGTGTGACAAGGTGCTCCTTGTACAATCTTACAGCAGTAAGAATTGGAGTTTTCCAAGAGGGAAAATCGACGAGGCCGAAAATGACCGGAGTTGTGCTGCACGTGAAATTTACGAGGAGACTGGGTTGGATTTAATCACTCATATAAATGACGATGTATATCTTGAGTTGATTGAGGATGATTTGAATTTGAAGCTATTTTTAATTCCGGGCATTGACGAAACTCAGGCCCTGAAACAGAGTTCAAATTACGAAATCAGTGAGTTTAAGTGGTTTCCACTTAAACAGCTTGAGAATAAAAGGTACTTAAAGTTCGGAACCTTTCATGTTAAGCCTTTCGTCAAAAAGATTCTTGAGTTCTCACGTGAATTTCAAAACGGAAAGTTCGCAACTCATTTTCCTGCTCAATTTGATCTATATCAAGAGGCACTCAACAACAAGTTAAGAATGACTCGAATCGCAAATTCAGAGACTTTTGGTTCAGCATCTCGATGGAGTCCTGAAGAAATGTTCAGGGTCAACTCCGAGAAATTCGGAATAATTTCCACTTATAAGGAGGACGAAACTGATAATTTCAACCCCTTTTCTAACTGGAACCCTGTTGAAATCAGTTCAAACGATAAACGGAACAAATACAAAGATCGCCAACTTGTACCATTTGACCCTAACTCTTTTTTTTAA
- a CDS encoding carbamoyl phosphate synthase II, putative (note;~Tap-140g05.q1c.C.cand.14 - score = 105.54;~SMART pfam:CSPase_sm_chain (PF00988) at aa 19-180, E()=8.50e-63; pfam:GATase (PF00117) at aa 293-472, E()=3.50e-29; 2 pfam:CSPase_L_chain (PF00289) at aa 503-623, E()=1.40e-51; 1136-1250, E()=1.90e-12; pfam:CPSase_L_D2 (PF02786) at aa 625-865, E()=6.90e-112; pfam:CPSase_L_D3 (PF02787) at aa 943-1082, E()=8.50e-43; pfam:Dala_Dala_ligas (PF01820) at aa 1148-1448, E()=2.00e-02; pfam:MGS (PF2141) at aa 1521-1661, E()=9.20e-03) translates to MTNSLQHLPWSPEELYVGPPAKLLLCDGREFYGYSFGYEDPESDNPEHLNTTGELVFSTSMLGYAECVTDPNYCGQILVLTYPEIGNIGVPAEDLDEYGLLKSFESEQKHLCGLVVCNYTIKPSHWLCVSTFSDFLKKKKVPAISGVDTRALTKHLRTNGPMLGRIIIGNSKVYGSSYFNSDNTKFLNTKCFYDRNTKSLAQLLNNSDDLNKVNDSLFLYSFHSTNNHNRLVLKFRFDSSEFNSLLPDFKRPEFYSLYHRNLSFNNMNLTTDSLSKFLANTDPNSTGNLMLLVVVDLGLKNSILRSLLNNCPNNVRVLIVPHTLDFSVVDYDGLFLSNGPGNPNNYSDLVKTLERCLTKPNPIFGICLGNLVLGLAAGYDCVKMHRGNYGSNQPCIDLRTYKCYATTQSHIYQLVRPQNSKTSRWSTLFENANDNTLEGLVNLDYPFFGVQFHPLSKPIYYNPDDPTKFHDLDTSFLYKDFFTCILKKTLIPIHIRMISTHIRCKRILLLSSGGLSIGQAGEFDYSGSQAIKALKESDAKIILVNPNIATVQTSKGMAHVTYFLPITFEYVKQIIEKEKPDGIMCAFGGQTGLNVGIELYESGVLRDNNCEILGTSIKTIIDTEDRYLFNKKMTEIGERCAPSKECTSVNECVMVAKNLGYPVLIRGNFELGGFGSGFANNEAELLEIVNRLFHSNRCKTSLKDTCVHIDKSLKGWKEIEFEVLRDNNDNCVCAASMENFDPLGVHTGDSIVVAPAQTLSASECSHLRQVAFNVVRHLDLVGECNIQFAVNPYKFEYFIVELNARLSRSSALASKATGYPLAYMAAKIALGYDLVQMRNSITLCTTACFEPSLDYVVVKMPRWDLRKFENANNTIGTSTPPHLTYILGYILNHSYGSSMKSVGEVMGIGKTFEETMQKSLRMVSDSILGFCSYSVEDFSKEQVLKILANPTPERVFAIYRAFELGITVKEINEHTWIDNWFLNRLYNIYLCSERLKKLPRKEELTHSQLLYYKVLGFSDRQMSLLINNKGTVVNLVNKSELEKYETEFRDYRLKLNVMPKVNIIDTLAAEYPVVTNYCYMTYNSTEHDIRPLNDKLYSKISLDTLDRDSSRSPSSRYRDDKSSPFNKEKYERKTLDKDSIIVLGCGPYRIGSSIEFDWSAVGCIKTLRRLGFFSIIVNCNPETVSTDFDVSDRLYFEELSLEIVDEIYRFEFPQGIILSVGGQTANNLAIKLDELGLNILGTPVSSIDKCECRNKFGDICDMLGIDQPSWEEFTCVDAAKKFSNKVGFPVLARPSYVLSGASMKVISSHKELESFLQTSAIVNRSHPVVITKFIENAKEVEMDCVAKDGVIVNYAISEHVENAGTHSGDATLIIPAQNIFVDTHRRVKKITQKLSKYLNITGPFNVQFMCKNNKIKVIECNLRASRTFPLITNTLNINFIELATRVMVNAPFRVENVQLMDLDYVAVKMPLFSFDRLYPADPLLGVEMKSTGEIASFGYNKYEALLKAMTASGMKIPERGVLLSLGSTVNKFIFSRKIKGLLSLGLDVYATEGTYDYIRKLWDSERLFYNEEHELDRQFMTKLNLDDFEFDFEPTNMGEFKKVFKPTVQGNSTGTPDVYELISNRKVDLLINVSDSINTNYTTGGYMMRRAFVDAKISLITTTKLATLVIDAMLYRKSRLSKGKDFIHIKSHQEYLSENC, encoded by the exons ATGACTAACTCGTTACAACACCTTCCATGGAGCCCTGAAG aATTATATGTCGGACCTCCGGCCAAGTTGTTGCTCTGCGACGGCCGCGAGTTTTACGGCTACTCCTTTGGTTACGAGGATCCGGAATCTGATAACCCTGAACACCTAAATACCACAGGAGAGCTCGTGTTTTCCACCTCAATGTTAGGATATGCCGAATGTGTTACAGATCCAAACTACTGCGGCCAGATTTTAGTCCTAACATACCCAGAAATTGGAAACATCGGCGTTCCCGCCGAAGATttg GATGAGTATGGACTGCTGAAATCCTTTGAAAGTGAACAAAAGCATCTGTGCGGCTTGGTAGTGTGTAACTATACCATTAAACCCAGTCACTGGCTTTGCGTCTCAACCTTCTCAGACTTTCTAAAGAAGAAAAAGGTACCCGCTATCTCCGGAGTTGATACCAGAGCATTAACCAAGCACCTTAGAACAAATGGGCCTATGCTCGGTAGAATCATTATAGGAAATTCCAAAGTCTATGGAAGCTCCTATTTCAACAGTGATAATACCAAATTTTTGAACACAAAATGCTTCTATGATCGAAACACCAAATCGTTAGCACAATTATTGAATAACTCTGACGATTTGAACAAAGTAAACGACAGTCTTTTTTTATATTCCTTTCATAGCACAAATAACCATAACAGACTCGTTTTAAAATTCAGATTTGATTCCTCAGAGTTTAATTCGCTATTGCCTGACTTTAAAAGGCCTGAATTCTACTCGCTTTACCACAGAAATTTGTCCTTCAATAACATGAATTTGACCACTGATTCACTTTCCAAATTTTTAGCCAATACTGATCCTAATAGTACCGGTAATCTAATGTTATTAGTGGTTGTTGACCTTGGATTAAAGAATAGCATACTCCGTAGTCTCCTCAATAACTGCCCAAATAATGTCAGGGTTCTGATAGTCCCACATACCCTGGATTTCAGTGTCGTCGACTATGACGGTCTCTTTCTGAGTAACGGACCAGGAAACCCAAACAACTATTCTGACTTGGTTAAAACCCTAGAACGTTGCCTGACCAAACCGAACCCGATTTTCGGAATCTGTCTCGGTAATTTAGTGCTTGGACTTGCAGCCGGATATGATTGCGTCAAAATGCATAGGGGCAATTACGGATCTAACCAGCCATGTATTGATCTGAGAACATACAAGTGCTATGCAACTACTCAAAGCCATATCTATCAACTCGTCAGACCACAAAATTCAA agACAAGCAGATGGTCAACTTTGTTTGAGAATGCTAACGATAACACGCTTGAAGGTCTGGTTAATCTAGATTATCCATTTTTTGGGGTTCAATTCCACCCCCTTTCAAAACCCATCTACTATAACCCAGATGACCCAACCAAGTTCCATGACCTCGATACTTCCTTCTTATACAAGGATTTTTTCACATGCATTCTCAAGAAAACACTCATTCCCATACACATTAGGATGATATCAACACATATCAGATGCAAACGAATACTATTACTCAGCTCAGGTGGACTGTCAATAGGACAAGCAGGAGAATTCGACTACTCAg gAAGTCAAGCTATAAAGGCATTGAAGGAAAGTGACGCAAAGATCATATTGGTCAATCCCAACATAGCCACTGTACAAACGTCAAAGGGAATGGCACATGTCACATATTTCTTGCCAATAACATTCGAGTATGTTAAACAGATTATCGAGAAGGAAAAACCTGATGGAATCATGTGTGCATTTGGAGGCCAAACGGGTCTAAACGTTGGAATTGAACTCTACGAAAGTGGTGTACTAAGAGACAACAACTGCGAAATTTTAG GAACTAGCATAAAGACGATAATTGACACTGAGGACAGGTATTTATTTAACAAGAAAATGACAGAGATTGGTGAACGTTGCGCACCTAGTAAGGAGTGTACTAGCGTAAACGAGTGTGTGATGGTTGCAAAGAACCTTGGTTACCCTGTTCTGATACGTGGAAATTTTGAATTGG GTGGATTTGGTTCTGGATTTGCAAATAATGAGGCTGAATTGTTAGAAATTGTGAACAGGCTCTTTCACAGTAATCGATGCAAAACATCCCTGAAA GATACATGTGTTCACATTGATAAGTCATTGAAGGGTTGGAAGGAGATCGAGTTTGAGGTTTTGCGTGACAATAACGACAACTGTGTGTGCGCTGCAAGTATGGAAAATTTTGATCCTCTAGGAGTCCACACCGGTGACTCCATAGTCGTAGCTCCAGCTCAAACGCTAAGCGCATCAGAATGCTCCCACTTGCGTCAGGTAGCATTTAACGTTGTCCGCCACCTCGACCTGGTAGGCGAATGTAACATACAATTTGCTGTCAATCCCTACAAATTTGAGTACTTTATAGTTGAGCTGAACGCAAGGTTGAGCAGAAGCAGTGCATTGGCTTCAAAGGCTACAGGATATCCACTAGCATATATGGCAGCGAAAATAGCCCTGGGGTATGATCTGGTCCAGATGAGAAACAGCATTACACTCTGTACTACAGCATGCTTTGAACCTTCACTTGACTATGTCGTAGTAAAAATGCCCAGATGGGACTTGCGCAAGTTTGAAAACGCTAATAATACGATAGGTACCTCTACACCACCCCATCTTACATATATACTTGGTTATATACTCAACCATAGTTATG GAAGTAGTATGAAATCTGTGGGTGAAGTAATGGGAATTGGAAAGACGTTTGAAGAGACGATGCAGAAGTCGCTGAGAATGGTATCCGACAGTATTCTAGGATTTTGTTCATATTCAGTCGAGGATTTCTCCAAGGAACAAGTGTTAAAAATTCTTGCAAACCCAACGCCCGAACGTGTCTTTGCAATTTACAGAGCATTTGAATTGGGAATAACAGTAAAGGAAATAAACGAACATACCTGGATAGATAATTGGTTCCTGAACCGTCTGTACAATATTTACCTCTGCAGTGAAAGGTTGAAGAAACTCCCCAGAAAGGAGGAATTGACACACAGTCAGTTGTTGTACTACAAGGTCCTAGGGTTTTCAGACCGTCAGATGTCACTTCTAATAAACAACAAGGGGACTGTTGTTAACTTGGTCAACAAATCCGAGCTGGAAAAGTACGAAACCGAATTCAGAGATTACAGGCTGAAGTTGAATGTTATGCCTAAGGTTAATATCATTGACACCCTGGCAGCCGAATATCCAGTTGTCACAAACTATTGCTACATGACCTATAACTCAACAGAACACGATATACGCCCATTAAACGATAAATTGTACTCCAAGATTTCCCTGGATACTTTAGATAGAGATAGCTCAAGGTCCCCTTCTTCCAGATACAGAGATGATAAATCATCCCCATTCAACAAGGAAAAATATGAACGGAAAACTCTAGATAAAG ATAGCATTATTGTACTCGGCTGTGGTCCCTATAGGATTGGAAGCAGCATAGAGTTCGACTGGAGCGCAGTTGGATGCATTAAAACACTCCGAAGGCTAGGCTTCTTCTCAATAATCGTGAATTGTAACCCAGAAACTGTATCTACTGATTTTGACGTATCAGACCGTCTGTACTTTGAGGAACTCTCTTTGGAAATTGTCGATGAAATTTACAGATTTGAGTTTCCTCAGGGAATAATACTATCAGTAGGAGGCCAAACCGCCAACAACCTTGCCATTA AATTGGACGAGTTGGGATTGAATATACTAGGAACGCCAGTCAGTTCTATTGATAAGTGCGAGTGCAGGAACAAATTTGGAGACATTTGCGATATGCTAGGTATTGACCAGCCAAGTTGGGAAGAGTTTACATGTGTGGATGCCGCAAAAAAATTCTCCAACAAAGTTGGGTTCCCAGTACTAGCAAGACCCTCATACGTCTTATCTGGAGCTTCAATGAAGGTTATCTCATCACACAAAGAACTTGAATC GTTTCTACAAACGAGTGCGATTGTTAACAGGTCCCATCCAGTTGTTATAACGAAGTTTATCGAGAACGCGAAGGAAGTTGAGATGGACTGCGTGGCAAAAGACGGAGTGATCGTTAACTACGCTATTTCTGAGCATGTGGAGAATGCAGGAACTCACAGCGGCGACGCAACTTTGATTATTCCTGCTCAGAACATATTCGTTGACACTCACAGGCGCGTCAAGAAGATCACACAGAAGCTTTCAAAGTACTTAAACATCACAGGACCATTCAACGTTCAGTTCATGTGcaaaaacaacaaaatCAAGGTCATTGAGTGTAACCTTAGGGCCAGCAGGACTTTTCCCCTAATCACAAATACACTCAACATCAACTTCATTGAACTCGCCACCAGGGTCATGGTTAATGCTCCCTTCAGAGTTGAGAACGTACAACTCATGGACCTGGATTACGTCGCAGTCAAGATGCCTCTTTTCTCATTTGACAGGCTTTACCCTGCAGATCCATTACTAGGAGTTGAAATGAAATCCACTGGAGAG ATAGCGTCATTTGGTTACAATAAATATGAAGCATTGTTGAAAGCAATGACTGCAAGTGGAATGAAGATTCCAGAGAGGGGGGTTCTCTTATCACTGGGAAGCACAGTGAACAAGTTCATTTTTTCGAGGAAAATCAAGGGTTTGCTATCACTAGGACTAGACGTCTATGCTACCGAGGGCACTTACGACTACATTAGGAAGCTTTGGGACTCTGAGCGGTTGTTCTACAACGAAGAACACGAACTTGATAGGCAATTTATGACCAAGTTGAACCTCGACGACTTCGAGTTTGACTTTGAACCAACTAATATGGGAGAATTTAAGAAGGTCTTCAAGCCTACTGTTCAGGGCAATTCAACTGGAACACCAGATGTTTATGAACTAATCAGCAACCGGAAAGTTGATTTACTTATCAATGTCAGCGACTCCATCAACACCAATTATACCACTGGCGGATACATGATGAGAAGAGCCTTTGTAGACGCCAAAATCAGCCTAATCACCACTACAAAACTGGCCACTTTAGTAATCGACGCCATGCTGTACAGAAAATCCAGACTTTCCAAGGGCAAGGATTTCATACACATCAAATCACATCAAGAGTATTTGTCAGAAAACTGTTAA
- a CDS encoding 60S ribosomal L24 protein, putative (note;~Tap-140g05.q1c.C.cand.16 - score = 11.10) codes for MSSVTTTIKTEHCNFTDYRVYPGRGKKFVARDGKVYFFINGKSAAFHKRKVKPAKLKWNLAWRKANKKFQTELFNRKRSKKTSRPQKAIVGLSLDDLKSKRSQATKPAPKLNVKQSLLMDTKDKNRRSFDNSKSHQPTTSKSNVPKKLQRATVRN; via the exons ATGAGTTCAGTCACTACTACTATTAAGACAGAGCACTGTAACTTTACTGATTACAGGGTTTACCCTGGCCGTGGTAAGAAGTTCGTAGCTCGTGACGGAAAAGTTTACTTTTTTATCAACGGCAAGTCAGCGGCATTCCACAAACGTAAAGTTAAACCCGCCAAGCTTAAATGGAATCTG GCATGGAGAAAGGCTAATAAGAAGTTTCAAACTGAATTGTTCAACAGAAAACGCTCAAAGAAGACTTCAAGACCACAAAAGGCGATTGTTGGCCTTTCGCTAGATGATCTTAAATCTAAACGATCTCAGGCAACCAAACCTGCCCCTAAGCTT AATGTTAAACAATCTTTATTGATGGACACTAAGGACAAGAACAGGAGGAGCTTCGACAATTCTAAGTCTCACCAGCCTACCACCTCAAAGTCGAACGTTCCAAAGAAATTACAAAGGGCAACTGTACGAAATTAA
- a CDS encoding uncharacterized protein (note;~Tap-140g05.q1c.cand.7 - score = 15.68), protein MYSDGRDTLLTEHFQLQKDINDIQSQIRKLEKTNRLLDQQNRQLKLELDSLSNSARLRDSEKTNNPSLFPNIGLSRLLNKEYLLETFNKAAEISSEIYDVASGEIARHAKCVADEVACRLLPSNLQLNTQRQSSIHSNSSVDSLNDLVSGLGSISAMSSVMADTTTANLSSNESSDVNAHPTSDEELT, encoded by the exons ATGTATTCAGATGGCCGTGATACACTCTTGACTGAGCATTTTCAGCTCCAAAAAGACATTAACg ATATACAATCACAAATTCGGAAATTGGAAAAGACAAATAGACTTCTGGACCAACAAAATCGACAGCTTAAGCTGGAACTAGACTCACTCAGTAACAGTGCTCGTCTAAGAGACTCTGAGAAAACAAATAATCCCAGTTTGTTCCCAAACATAGGGTTGTCCCGCTTACTTAATAAGGAATATTTGCTTGAAACCTTCAATAAAGCAGCTGAAATTTCGTCTGAAATCTACGATGTGGCCTCAGGCGAGATTGCAAGACATGCAAAGTGTGTGGCAGATGAAGTTGCTTGCAGGCTCCTGCCGTCAAACCTTCAGTTAAATACTCAACGACAAAGCTCTATACACTCAAACTCTAGTGTTGACAGTTTAAATGACTTGGTAAGCGGTTTAGGTAGTATAAGTGCCATGAGCAGTGTGATGGCAGACACCACCACTGCTAACCTTTCAAGCAATGAGTCGAGCGACGTTAATGCTCATCCAACCTCTGACGAAGAACTAACATAA
- a CDS encoding uncharacterized protein (note;~Tap-140g05.q1c.cand.6 - score = 25.76) yields MEVFTYLRRISSLQILSRFVVGMESYTPKLLKYVSLRALNLENQNKLNSKIQSEHLDKILKVVRDQILKVNSSEWTPSELVSVMNFIASLEFKLDEKTKVFFTNKIKNLDHFNLYDIVQILKSQKKLKIPLDTQILLSHIKNNINVLLKTCSVANIYSLLNALLDNNLTVDLLTLVSIFQHLEDSKITPQLSFKDLTNLYNSVSRHIKFIRSENINNSEQDNNLNMEHYRKVESFLKILYNNVLSSISSDKDDFEGIVDAIDSLVNSNSQQFINHDSYSQLVQNCKVPFNRAKHHLNNNRERLIMELSTASHLNDEADKNTKKPVNITKEISPKHLKVLLRNMVAVNWDDLELLHLVFSYYNETQTQWSLQGNVDILKGVIYFGFNIEFPIEKWMKCVNVFSTILTPRYINEIFLLLAIYNSIYKCENLIEFFIQTDLIREDVLTTGFHILSLSDPSILNKLSIDSLKKLNCLDLGLFTPNLYILNEDSKNVGMVVQELYDKPTFFHLNLNFLNFSKFVLK; encoded by the exons ATGGAAGTATTCACATATTTGAGGCGTATTTCAAGCCTTCAAATACTTTCAAGATTTGTTGTAGGCATGGAATCCTATACACCTAAATTGCTTAAGTACGTATCATTAAGAGCCCTAAATTTGGAAAAccaaaataaattaaactcTAAAATTCAGTCAGAACACTTggataaaattttaaaagtaGTTAGAGATCAAATTTTGAAGGTTAATTCCAGTGAATGGACGCCTTCAGAACTCGTTTCAGTCATGAATTTCATTGCATCACTAGAATTTAAGCTTGATGAGAAAACGaaagtattttttactaataaaatcaagAATCTGGATCACTTTAACCTTTACGATATAGTACAAATCCTTAAATCGCAAaaaaaacttaaaattCCCTTAGATACACAGATTCTATTATCGCACATTAAAAACAACATAAATGTACTTTTAAAAACCTGTTCGGTGgctaatatatattctcTACTGAACGCTCTATTGGATAATAACTTGACTGTTGATTTGTTGACTTTAGTGAGTATTTTTCAACACCTTGAGGACTCCAAAATAACTCCTCAACTGAGTTTTAAAGATCTAACAAACTTGTACAATTCAGTTTCGAGacatattaaatttattaggaGTGAAAACATAAACAATTCTGAACaggataataatttaaacatGGAACACTACCGCAAAGTTGAATCATTTCTGAAAATcttgtataataatgtgtTGAGTTCAATTTCTTCTGATAAAGACGATTTTGAGGGGATTGTTGATGCTATTGATTCTCTAGTAAATTCGAATTCACAACAGTTCATCAATCATGACAGTTATTCCCAACTTGTTCAGAACTGTAAAGTCCCCTTCAATAGAGCCAAACATCACCTTAATAATAATCGAGAGAGGTTGATTATGGAACTCAGCACAGCTAGTCATCTTAATGATGAAGCagataaaaatactaaGAAACCAGTTAATATAACAAAAGAAATAAGTCCGAAACACCTTAAAGTACTGTTGAGGAACATGGTAGCTGTGAACTGGGATGATCTCGAATTACTCCATCTAGTGTTTTCCTATTACAATGAGACACAAACACAGTGGAGTCTTCAAG GAAATGTTGATATTCTAAAAGGTGTAATTTATTTCGGATTTAATATCGAGTTCCCAATAGAGAAATGGATGAAATGTGTGAATGTATTCTCAACAATTTTGACACCGCGTTACATAAATGAAATCTTCTTACTATTGGCAATTTATAACAGTATCTACAAATGTGAAAATCTCATTGAATTTTTCATTCAAACTGATTTAATAAGAGAAGATGTCCTGACAACCGGATTCCACATTCTCTCACTTAGCGACCCATCAATCctcaataaattatcaatagactcattgaaaaaattaaactgTCTTGATTTGGGGTTATTTACACctaatttgtatattttaaacgAGGATTCCAAGAATGTTGGAATGGTGGTTCAAGAACTTTACGACAAACCTACCTTTTTTcatttgaatttaaatttcttaaattttagtaaatttgttttgaaataa
- a CDS encoding 40S ribosomal protein S27, putative (SMART pfam:Ribosomal_S27e (PF01667) at aa 26-80, E()=6.30e-26) yields MEVDYLNLDPHEEAKKHKLKRLVQGPNSFFMDVRCPGCLTITTIFSHAQTAVICGSCNIVLSEPTGGRCKLTKGCSFRKKVE; encoded by the exons atggaaGTAGACTACCTCAATCTAGATCCTCATGAAGAGGCGAAGaaacataaattaaaacGACTAGTACAAGGCCCTAACTCCTTCTTTATGGATGTTAGGTGTCCTGGTTGCTTGACTATCACTACAATTTTCAGTCATGCACAAACAGCAGTAATTTGTGGAAG TTGTAATATTGTTCTGTCCGAGCCGACAGGCGGAAGATGTAAGCTTACTAAGGGCTGTTCATTCCGTAAAAAGGTTGAATAA